The Theropithecus gelada isolate Dixy chromosome 11, Tgel_1.0, whole genome shotgun sequence genome includes a region encoding these proteins:
- the SMARCC2 gene encoding SWI/SNF complex subunit SMARCC2 isoform X2 — MAVRKKDGGPNVKYYEAADTVTQFDNVRLWLGKNYKKYIQAEPPTNKSLSSLVVQLLQFQEEVFGKHVSNAPLTKLPIKCFLDFKAGGSLCHILAAAYKFKSDQGWRRYDFQNPSRMDRNVEMFMTIEKSLVQNNCLSRPNIFLCPEIEPKLLGKLKDIIKRHQGTVTEDKNNASHVVYPVPGNLEEEEWVRPVMKRDKQVLLHWGYYPDSYDTWIPASEIEASVEDAPTPEKPRKIHAKWILDTDTFNEWMNEEDYEVNDDKNPVSRRKKISAKTLTDEVNSPDSDRRDKKGGNYKKRKRSPSPSPTPEAKKKNAKKGPSTPYTKSKRGHREEEQEDLTKDMDEPSPVPNVEEVTLPKTVNTKKDSESAPVKGGTMTDLDEQEDESMETTGKDEDENSTGNKGEQTKNPDLHEDNVTEQTHHIIIPSYAAWFDYNSVHAIERRALPEFFNGKNKSKTPEIYLAYRNFMIDTYRLNPQEYLTSTACRRNLAGDVCAIMRVHAFLEQWGLINYQVDAESRPTPMGPPPTSHFHVLADTPSGLVPLQPKTPQQTSASQQMLNFPDKGKEKPTDMQNFGLRTDMYTKKNVPSKSKAAASATREWTEQETLLLLEALEMYKDDWNKVSEHVGSRTQDECILHFLRLPIEDPYLEDSEASLGPLAYQPIPFSQSGNPVMSTVAFLASVVDPRVASAAAKSALEEFSKMKEEVPTALVEAHVRKVEEAAKVTGKADPAFGLESSGIAGTTSDEPERIEESGNDEARVEGQATDEKKEPKEPREGGGAIEEEAKEKTSEAPKKDEEKGKEGDSEKESEKSDGDPIVDPEKEKEPKEGQEEVLKEVVESEGERKTKVERDIGEGNLSTAAAAALAAAAVKAKHLAAVEERKIKSLVALLVETQMKKLEIKLRHFEELETIMDREREALEYQRQQLLADRQAFHMEQLKYAEMRARQQHFQQMHQQQQQPPPALPPGSQPIPPTGAAGPPAVHGLAVAPASVVPAPAGSGAPPGSLGPSEQIGQAGSTAGPQQQQPAGAPQPGAVPPGVPPPGPHGPSPFPNQQTPPSMMPGAVPGSGHPGVAGNAPLGLPFGMPPPPPPPAPSIIPFGSLADSISINLPPPPNLHGHHHHLPFAPGTLPPPNLPVSMANPLHPNLPATTTMPSSLPLGPGLGSAAAQSPAIVAAVQGNLLPSASPLPGEKGPRGEKGEGEGSTWREGERAGGGRGQVLDFPQSFLNTLVKLEYRRKGLSGCPPPVPSLAAATFGMVLGPFTGGSWSNPVAESISVVNLKSSCLHDDCHPFAYSYHVQMPHLESLLSISFSQYEVEEGIGNRS; from the exons ATGGCGGTGCGGAAGAAGGACGGCGGCCCCAACGTGAAGTACTACGAGGCCGCGGACACCGTGACCCAGTTCGACAACGTGCGGCTGTGGCTCGGCAAGAACTACAAGAAG TATATACAAGCTGAACCACCCACCAACAAGTCCCTGTCTAGCCTGGTTGTACAGTTACTACAATTTCAGGAAGAAGTTTTTGGCAAACATGTCAGCAATGCACCGCTCACTAAACTGCCG ATCAAATGTTTCCTAGATTTCAAAGCGGGAGGCTCCTTGTGCCACATTCTTGCAGCTGCCTACAAATTCAAGAGTGACCAGGGATG GCGGCGTTACGATTTCCAGAATCCATCACGCATGGACCGCAATGTGGAAATGTTTATGACCATCGAGAAGTCCTTGGTGCAG AATAATTGCCTGTCTCGACCTAACATTTTTCTGTGCCCAGAAATTGAGCCCAAACTACTAGGGAAATTAAAGGACATTATCAAGAGACACCAG GGAACAGTCACTGAGGATAAGAACAATGCCTCCCATGTTGTGTATCCTGTCCCGGGAAATCTAGAAGAAG AGGAATGGGTACGACCAGTCATGAAGAGGGATAAGCAGGTTCTTCTGCACTGGGGCTACTATCCTGACAG TTATGACACATGGATCCCAGCGAGTGAAATTGAAGCATCTGTGGAAGATGCTCCAACTCCTGAGAAACCTAGGAAG ATTCATGCAAAGTGGATCCTGGACACCGACACCttcaatgaatggatgaatgaggaAGACTACGAAGTAAATGATGACAAAAACCCTGTCTCCCGCCGAAAGAAGATTTCAGCCAAGACATTGACAGATGAG GTGAACAGCCCAGATTCAGATCGACGGGACAAGAAGGGGGGAAACTATAAGAAGAGGAAGCGCTCCCCCTCTCCTTCGCCAACCCCAGAAGCGAAGAAGAAAAATGCTAAGAAAGG TCCGTCAACACCTTATACTAAGTCAAAACGTGGCCACAGAGAAGAGGAGCAAGAAGACCTCACAAAGGACATGGACGAGCCCTCACCAGTCCCCAATGTAGAAGAGGTGACACTTCCCAAAACAG TCAACACAAAGAAAGACTCAGAGTCGGCCCCAGTCAAAGGCGGCACCATGACTGACCTAG ATGAACAGGAAGATGAAAGCATGGAGACGACGGGCAAG GATGAGGATGAGAACAGTACGGGGAACAAGGGAGAGCAGACCAAGAATCCAGACCTGCATGAGGACAACGTGACTGAACAGACCCACCACATCATCATTCCCAGCTATGCTGCCTGGTTTGACTACAATAG CGTTCATGCCATTGAGCGGAGGGCTCTCCCCGAGTTCTTCAACGGCAAGAACAAGTCCAAGACTCCAGAGAT CTACCTGGCCTATCGAAACTTTATGATTGACACTTACCGACTGAACCCCCAAGAGTATCTTACCTCTACCGCCTGTCGCCGAAACCTAGCGGGTGATGTCTGTGCCATCATGAG GGTCCATGCCTTCCTAGAACAGTGGGGTCTTATTAACTACCAGGTGGATGCTGAGAGTCGACCAACCCCAATGGGGCCTCCGCCTACCTCTCACTTCCATGTCTTGGCTGACACACCATCAGGGCTAGTGCCTCTGCAGCCCAAGACCCCTCAG CAGACCTCTGCTTCCCAACAAATGCTCAACTTTCCTgacaaaggcaaagagaaaccaACAGACATGCAGAACTTTGGGCTGCGCACAGACATGTACACAAAAAAGAATGTTCCCTCCAAG AGCAAAGCTGCAGCCAGTGCCACTCGTGAGTGGACAGAACAGGAAACCCTGCTTCTCCTGGAG GCACTGGAAATGTACAAAGATGACTGGAACAAAGTGTCCGAGCATGTGGGAAGCCGCACACAGGACGAGTGCATCTTGCATTTTCTTCGTCTTCCCATTGAAGACCCATACCTGGAGGACTCAGAGGCCTCCCTAGGCCCCCTGGCCTACCAACCCATCCCCTTCAGTCAGTCGGGCAACCCTGTTATGAGCACTGTTGCCTTCTTGGCCTCTGTCGTCGATCCCCGAGTCGCCTCTGCTGCTGCAAAGTCAGCCCTAG AGGAGTTCTCCAAAATGAAGGAAGAGGTACCCACGGCCTTGGTGGAGGCCCATGTTCGGAAAGTGGAAGAAGCAGCCAAAGTAACAGGCAAGGCGGACCCTGCCTTTGGTCTGGAAAGCAGTGGCATTGCAGGAACCACCTCTGATGAGCCTGAGCGGATTG AGGAGAGCGGGAATGACGAGGCTCGGGTGGAAGGCCAGGCCACAGATGAGAAGAAGGAGCCCAAG GAACCCCGAGAAGGAGGGGGTGCCATAGAGGAGGAAGCAAAGGAGAAAACCAGCGAGGCTCCCAAGAAGGatgaggagaaagggaaagaaggtgaCAGTGAGAAGGAGTCTGAGAAGAGTGATGGAGACCCAATAG TCGATCCTGAGAAGGAGAAGGAGCCAaaggaagggcaggaggaagTGCTGAAGGAAGTGGTGGAGTCTGAGGgggaaaggaagacaaaggtgGAGCGGGACATTGGCGAGGGCAACCTCTCCACCGCCGCTGCTGCCGCCCTGGCTGCTGCCGCAGTGAAAGCCAAG CACTTGGCTGCTGTTGAGGAAAGGAAGATCAAATCTTTGGTGGCCCTGCTGGTGGAGACTCAGATGAAAAAGTTGGAGATCAAACTTCGGCACTTTGAGGAGCTGGAGACTATCATGGACCGGGAGCGAGAAGCA CTGGAGTATCAGAGGCAGCAGCTCCTGGCCGACAGACAAGCCTTCCACATGGAGCAGCTGAAGTATGCGGAGATGAGGGCTCGGCAGCAGCACTTCCAACAGATGcaccaacagcagcagcagccaccgcCAGCCCTGCCCCCAGGCTCCCAGCCTATCCCCCCGACAGGGGCTGCTGGGCCACCCGCAGTCCATGGCTTGGCTGTGGCTCCAGCCTCTGTAGTCCCTGCTCCTGCTGGCAGTGGGGCCCCTCCAGGAAGCTTGGGCCCTTCTGAACAGATTGGGCAGGCAGGGTCAACTGCAGGGCCACAGCAGCAGCAACCAGCTGGAGCCCCCCAGCCTGGGGCAGTCCCACCAGGGGTTCCCCCCCCTGGACCCCATG GCCCCTCACCGTTCCCCAACCAACAAACTCCTCCCTCAATGATGCCAGGGGCAGTGCCAGGCAGCGGGCACCCAGGCGTGGCGGGTAATGCTCCTTTGGGTTTGCCTTTTGGCatgccgcctcctcctcctcctcctgctccatccATCATCCCATTTGGTAGTCTAGCTGACTCCATCAGTATTAACCTCCCCCCTCCTCCTAACCTGCATGGGCATCACCACCATCTCCCATTCGCCCCGGGCACTCTCCCCCCACCTAACCTGCCTGTGTCCATGGCGAACCCTCTACATCCTAACCTGCCGGCGACCACCACCATGCCATCTTCCTTGCCTCTCGGGCCGGGGCTCGGATCCGCCGCAGCCCAAAGCCCTGCCATTGTGGCAGCTGTTCAGGGCAACCTCCTGCCCAGTGCCAGCCCACTGCCAGGTGAGAAGGGGCCAAGAGGGGAGAAGGGTGAGGGAGAGGGGTCCACATGGAGGGAGGGTGAGCGGGCAGGTGGGGGAAGAGGTCAGGTACTAGACTTTCCACAGTCTTTTTTGAACACTCTGGTAAAATTAGAATACAGGAGGAAAGGCCTCTCTGGCTGTCCTCCACCAGTCCCCAGCCTGGCAGCTGCCACCTTTGGGATGGTATTGGGGCCTTTCACTGGTGGGTCATGGAGCAATCCTGTGGCAGAGAGCATCTCAGTTGTAAACTTGAAAAGCAGCTGTTTGCATGATGATTGTCATCCCTTTGCTTATTCCTATCACGTTCAGATGCCCCATTTAGAGAGTCTCCTTTCTATCAGTTTTTCTCAGTATGAGGTAGAAGAGGGTATTGGGAACAGAAGTTGA
- the SMARCC2 gene encoding SWI/SNF complex subunit SMARCC2 isoform X1, translated as MAVRKKDGGPNVKYYEAADTVTQFDNVRLWLGKNYKKYIQAEPPTNKSLSSLVVQLLQFQEEVFGKHVSNAPLTKLPIKCFLDFKAGGSLCHILAAAYKFKSDQGWRRYDFQNPSRMDRNVEMFMTIEKSLVQNNCLSRPNIFLCPEIEPKLLGKLKDIIKRHQGTVTEDKNNASHVVYPVPGNLEEEEWVRPVMKRDKQVLLHWGYYPDSYDTWIPASEIEASVEDAPTPEKPRKIHAKWILDTDTFNEWMNEEDYEVNDDKNPVSRRKKISAKTLTDEVNSPDSDRRDKKGGNYKKRKRSPSPSPTPEAKKKNAKKGPSTPYTKSKRGHREEEQEDLTKDMDEPSPVPNVEEVTLPKTVNTKKDSESAPVKGGTMTDLDEQEDESMETTGKDEDENSTGNKGEQTKNPDLHEDNVTEQTHHIIIPSYAAWFDYNSVHAIERRALPEFFNGKNKSKTPEIYLAYRNFMIDTYRLNPQEYLTSTACRRNLAGDVCAIMRVHAFLEQWGLINYQVDAESRPTPMGPPPTSHFHVLADTPSGLVPLQPKTPQGRQVDADTKAGRKGKELDDLVPETAKGKPELQTSASQQMLNFPDKGKEKPTDMQNFGLRTDMYTKKNVPSKSKAAASATREWTEQETLLLLEALEMYKDDWNKVSEHVGSRTQDECILHFLRLPIEDPYLEDSEASLGPLAYQPIPFSQSGNPVMSTVAFLASVVDPRVASAAAKSALEEFSKMKEEVPTALVEAHVRKVEEAAKVTGKADPAFGLESSGIAGTTSDEPERIEESGNDEARVEGQATDEKKEPKEPREGGGAIEEEAKEKTSEAPKKDEEKGKEGDSEKESEKSDGDPIVDPEKEKEPKEGQEEVLKEVVESEGERKTKVERDIGEGNLSTAAAAALAAAAVKAKHLAAVEERKIKSLVALLVETQMKKLEIKLRHFEELETIMDREREALEYQRQQLLADRQAFHMEQLKYAEMRARQQHFQQMHQQQQQPPPALPPGSQPIPPTGAAGPPAVHGLAVAPASVVPAPAGSGAPPGSLGPSEQIGQAGSTAGPQQQQPAGAPQPGAVPPGVPPPGPHGPSPFPNQQTPPSMMPGAVPGSGHPGVAGNAPLGLPFGMPPPPPPPAPSIIPFGSLADSISINLPPPPNLHGHHHHLPFAPGTLPPPNLPVSMANPLHPNLPATTTMPSSLPLGPGLGSAAAQSPAIVAAVQGNLLPSASPLPGEKGPRGEKGEGEGSTWREGERAGGGRGQVLDFPQSFLNTLVKLEYRRKGLSGCPPPVPSLAAATFGMVLGPFTGGSWSNPVAESISVVNLKSSCLHDDCHPFAYSYHVQMPHLESLLSISFSQYEVEEGIGNRS; from the exons ATGGCGGTGCGGAAGAAGGACGGCGGCCCCAACGTGAAGTACTACGAGGCCGCGGACACCGTGACCCAGTTCGACAACGTGCGGCTGTGGCTCGGCAAGAACTACAAGAAG TATATACAAGCTGAACCACCCACCAACAAGTCCCTGTCTAGCCTGGTTGTACAGTTACTACAATTTCAGGAAGAAGTTTTTGGCAAACATGTCAGCAATGCACCGCTCACTAAACTGCCG ATCAAATGTTTCCTAGATTTCAAAGCGGGAGGCTCCTTGTGCCACATTCTTGCAGCTGCCTACAAATTCAAGAGTGACCAGGGATG GCGGCGTTACGATTTCCAGAATCCATCACGCATGGACCGCAATGTGGAAATGTTTATGACCATCGAGAAGTCCTTGGTGCAG AATAATTGCCTGTCTCGACCTAACATTTTTCTGTGCCCAGAAATTGAGCCCAAACTACTAGGGAAATTAAAGGACATTATCAAGAGACACCAG GGAACAGTCACTGAGGATAAGAACAATGCCTCCCATGTTGTGTATCCTGTCCCGGGAAATCTAGAAGAAG AGGAATGGGTACGACCAGTCATGAAGAGGGATAAGCAGGTTCTTCTGCACTGGGGCTACTATCCTGACAG TTATGACACATGGATCCCAGCGAGTGAAATTGAAGCATCTGTGGAAGATGCTCCAACTCCTGAGAAACCTAGGAAG ATTCATGCAAAGTGGATCCTGGACACCGACACCttcaatgaatggatgaatgaggaAGACTACGAAGTAAATGATGACAAAAACCCTGTCTCCCGCCGAAAGAAGATTTCAGCCAAGACATTGACAGATGAG GTGAACAGCCCAGATTCAGATCGACGGGACAAGAAGGGGGGAAACTATAAGAAGAGGAAGCGCTCCCCCTCTCCTTCGCCAACCCCAGAAGCGAAGAAGAAAAATGCTAAGAAAGG TCCGTCAACACCTTATACTAAGTCAAAACGTGGCCACAGAGAAGAGGAGCAAGAAGACCTCACAAAGGACATGGACGAGCCCTCACCAGTCCCCAATGTAGAAGAGGTGACACTTCCCAAAACAG TCAACACAAAGAAAGACTCAGAGTCGGCCCCAGTCAAAGGCGGCACCATGACTGACCTAG ATGAACAGGAAGATGAAAGCATGGAGACGACGGGCAAG GATGAGGATGAGAACAGTACGGGGAACAAGGGAGAGCAGACCAAGAATCCAGACCTGCATGAGGACAACGTGACTGAACAGACCCACCACATCATCATTCCCAGCTATGCTGCCTGGTTTGACTACAATAG CGTTCATGCCATTGAGCGGAGGGCTCTCCCCGAGTTCTTCAACGGCAAGAACAAGTCCAAGACTCCAGAGAT CTACCTGGCCTATCGAAACTTTATGATTGACACTTACCGACTGAACCCCCAAGAGTATCTTACCTCTACCGCCTGTCGCCGAAACCTAGCGGGTGATGTCTGTGCCATCATGAG GGTCCATGCCTTCCTAGAACAGTGGGGTCTTATTAACTACCAGGTGGATGCTGAGAGTCGACCAACCCCAATGGGGCCTCCGCCTACCTCTCACTTCCATGTCTTGGCTGACACACCATCAGGGCTAGTGCCTCTGCAGCCCAAGACCCCTCAG GGCCGCCAGGTTGATGCTGATACCAAGGCTGGGCGAAAGGGCAAAGAGCTGGATGACCTGGTGCCAGAGACGGCTAAGGGCAAGCCAGAGCTG CAGACCTCTGCTTCCCAACAAATGCTCAACTTTCCTgacaaaggcaaagagaaaccaACAGACATGCAGAACTTTGGGCTGCGCACAGACATGTACACAAAAAAGAATGTTCCCTCCAAG AGCAAAGCTGCAGCCAGTGCCACTCGTGAGTGGACAGAACAGGAAACCCTGCTTCTCCTGGAG GCACTGGAAATGTACAAAGATGACTGGAACAAAGTGTCCGAGCATGTGGGAAGCCGCACACAGGACGAGTGCATCTTGCATTTTCTTCGTCTTCCCATTGAAGACCCATACCTGGAGGACTCAGAGGCCTCCCTAGGCCCCCTGGCCTACCAACCCATCCCCTTCAGTCAGTCGGGCAACCCTGTTATGAGCACTGTTGCCTTCTTGGCCTCTGTCGTCGATCCCCGAGTCGCCTCTGCTGCTGCAAAGTCAGCCCTAG AGGAGTTCTCCAAAATGAAGGAAGAGGTACCCACGGCCTTGGTGGAGGCCCATGTTCGGAAAGTGGAAGAAGCAGCCAAAGTAACAGGCAAGGCGGACCCTGCCTTTGGTCTGGAAAGCAGTGGCATTGCAGGAACCACCTCTGATGAGCCTGAGCGGATTG AGGAGAGCGGGAATGACGAGGCTCGGGTGGAAGGCCAGGCCACAGATGAGAAGAAGGAGCCCAAG GAACCCCGAGAAGGAGGGGGTGCCATAGAGGAGGAAGCAAAGGAGAAAACCAGCGAGGCTCCCAAGAAGGatgaggagaaagggaaagaaggtgaCAGTGAGAAGGAGTCTGAGAAGAGTGATGGAGACCCAATAG TCGATCCTGAGAAGGAGAAGGAGCCAaaggaagggcaggaggaagTGCTGAAGGAAGTGGTGGAGTCTGAGGgggaaaggaagacaaaggtgGAGCGGGACATTGGCGAGGGCAACCTCTCCACCGCCGCTGCTGCCGCCCTGGCTGCTGCCGCAGTGAAAGCCAAG CACTTGGCTGCTGTTGAGGAAAGGAAGATCAAATCTTTGGTGGCCCTGCTGGTGGAGACTCAGATGAAAAAGTTGGAGATCAAACTTCGGCACTTTGAGGAGCTGGAGACTATCATGGACCGGGAGCGAGAAGCA CTGGAGTATCAGAGGCAGCAGCTCCTGGCCGACAGACAAGCCTTCCACATGGAGCAGCTGAAGTATGCGGAGATGAGGGCTCGGCAGCAGCACTTCCAACAGATGcaccaacagcagcagcagccaccgcCAGCCCTGCCCCCAGGCTCCCAGCCTATCCCCCCGACAGGGGCTGCTGGGCCACCCGCAGTCCATGGCTTGGCTGTGGCTCCAGCCTCTGTAGTCCCTGCTCCTGCTGGCAGTGGGGCCCCTCCAGGAAGCTTGGGCCCTTCTGAACAGATTGGGCAGGCAGGGTCAACTGCAGGGCCACAGCAGCAGCAACCAGCTGGAGCCCCCCAGCCTGGGGCAGTCCCACCAGGGGTTCCCCCCCCTGGACCCCATG GCCCCTCACCGTTCCCCAACCAACAAACTCCTCCCTCAATGATGCCAGGGGCAGTGCCAGGCAGCGGGCACCCAGGCGTGGCGGGTAATGCTCCTTTGGGTTTGCCTTTTGGCatgccgcctcctcctcctcctcctgctccatccATCATCCCATTTGGTAGTCTAGCTGACTCCATCAGTATTAACCTCCCCCCTCCTCCTAACCTGCATGGGCATCACCACCATCTCCCATTCGCCCCGGGCACTCTCCCCCCACCTAACCTGCCTGTGTCCATGGCGAACCCTCTACATCCTAACCTGCCGGCGACCACCACCATGCCATCTTCCTTGCCTCTCGGGCCGGGGCTCGGATCCGCCGCAGCCCAAAGCCCTGCCATTGTGGCAGCTGTTCAGGGCAACCTCCTGCCCAGTGCCAGCCCACTGCCAGGTGAGAAGGGGCCAAGAGGGGAGAAGGGTGAGGGAGAGGGGTCCACATGGAGGGAGGGTGAGCGGGCAGGTGGGGGAAGAGGTCAGGTACTAGACTTTCCACAGTCTTTTTTGAACACTCTGGTAAAATTAGAATACAGGAGGAAAGGCCTCTCTGGCTGTCCTCCACCAGTCCCCAGCCTGGCAGCTGCCACCTTTGGGATGGTATTGGGGCCTTTCACTGGTGGGTCATGGAGCAATCCTGTGGCAGAGAGCATCTCAGTTGTAAACTTGAAAAGCAGCTGTTTGCATGATGATTGTCATCCCTTTGCTTATTCCTATCACGTTCAGATGCCCCATTTAGAGAGTCTCCTTTCTATCAGTTTTTCTCAGTATGAGGTAGAAGAGGGTATTGGGAACAGAAGTTGA